In the genome of Halapricum salinum, one region contains:
- the purQ gene encoding phosphoribosylformylglycinamidine synthase I — protein sequence MTIAVIRFGGSNCDRDAVQALESIGVDAELVWHEDGLPAEVEGIVLPGGFSYGDYLRAGAMAARSPIMDEVRAAADDGTPVLGICNGAQIGSESSLTPGAFTTNESARFQCEHVHLRVENADTPWTAAYEEGDVIELPIAHGEGRFEVDDDRLEQLEADDRIVFRYCDAEGNVTPEANPNGSKHSVAGVTGDRGDHVAVLMPHPERATLEDLGNTDGAGVLEGFRA from the coding sequence ATGACTATCGCAGTAATTCGGTTCGGCGGCAGCAACTGTGACCGCGACGCCGTCCAGGCGCTGGAGTCGATCGGCGTCGACGCCGAACTCGTCTGGCACGAGGACGGCCTCCCCGCCGAGGTCGAGGGCATCGTCCTCCCCGGCGGGTTCTCCTACGGCGACTATCTGCGAGCCGGCGCGATGGCCGCTCGCTCGCCGATCATGGACGAGGTTCGGGCGGCCGCGGATGACGGCACGCCCGTGCTGGGTATCTGTAACGGCGCACAGATCGGCTCGGAGTCCTCGCTCACCCCTGGGGCGTTCACGACCAACGAGAGCGCGCGCTTCCAGTGTGAGCACGTCCACCTCCGCGTCGAGAACGCCGACACGCCCTGGACGGCTGCCTACGAAGAAGGCGACGTCATCGAGCTCCCGATCGCTCACGGCGAGGGCCGTTTCGAGGTCGACGACGACCGACTCGAACAACTGGAAGCCGACGACCGGATCGTCTTCCGATACTGTGACGCCGAGGGTAACGTCACCCCCGAGGCCAATCCCAACGGCTCGAAACACAGCGTCGCGGGCGTCACGGGCGACCGCGGCGACCACGTCGCGGTCCTGATGCCCCACCCCGAGCGCGCCACGCTCGAAGATCTGGGTAACACCGACGGCGCGGGCGTTCTCGAAGGCTTCAGGGCCTGA
- the purS gene encoding phosphoribosylformylglycinamidine synthase subunit PurS, producing the protein MTQFTATVTVRLKTGVLDPEAETTQRALERLGFELEDLRSADHFEIDLEADSVDDAAERVESMAERLLANPTIHDYEVEIDHR; encoded by the coding sequence ATGACGCAGTTCACCGCGACGGTGACGGTTCGCCTGAAAACAGGGGTCCTTGACCCCGAAGCCGAGACGACCCAGCGCGCGCTCGAACGCCTCGGGTTCGAACTCGAAGACCTGCGGTCGGCCGACCACTTCGAGATCGATCTGGAAGCCGATTCCGTCGACGACGCTGCCGAGCGCGTCGAATCGATGGCCGAACGCCTGCTCGCGAACCCGACCATCCACGACTACGAGGTCGAGATCGACCACCGATGA
- a CDS encoding universal stress protein: protein MYEDILFPFDGSEGAAETLHHAAEIANWTDGEIQLLYVADTTEYSTTRVQSTVVDGQVEHGEDVLETAAETLDSLAADYSTDVVQGAPAETIVEYAEKYDYDVIVMPTQGRQGLSRYLLGSVTEKVVRLSSIPVLTSRMNPDDAFEFPYEQLLLATDGSQSAEHAAMHGLDLAAALDATVHALSAVETAVMGPDVEDVTNAGRDAAEEAVDTIANAAQRRGIDDIVRHVEDGAPAETILDVIESEDIDAVVMGTTGRRGITRILLGSVAEKTVRSAPVPVITVHGPDEAE, encoded by the coding sequence ATGTACGAGGACATCCTCTTCCCGTTCGACGGCAGCGAAGGGGCGGCCGAGACTCTCCATCACGCCGCGGAGATTGCCAACTGGACCGACGGCGAGATCCAGCTGCTGTACGTCGCCGATACGACCGAGTACAGCACCACGCGCGTCCAGTCGACGGTCGTCGACGGACAGGTCGAACACGGCGAAGACGTCCTGGAGACCGCAGCCGAGACCCTCGACTCGCTGGCGGCCGACTACTCGACGGACGTCGTCCAGGGTGCGCCCGCCGAGACGATCGTCGAGTACGCCGAGAAATACGACTACGACGTGATCGTCATGCCGACCCAGGGCCGCCAGGGCCTCTCGCGGTATCTGCTGGGCAGTGTCACCGAGAAAGTGGTCCGGCTCTCGTCGATCCCAGTGCTCACTTCGCGGATGAACCCCGACGACGCGTTCGAGTTCCCATACGAGCAACTCCTGCTGGCGACCGACGGGAGCCAGTCAGCAGAGCACGCGGCCATGCACGGGCTCGATCTCGCGGCGGCGCTCGACGCCACCGTCCACGCGCTCTCGGCCGTCGAGACGGCCGTGATGGGTCCTGACGTCGAGGACGTCACGAACGCCGGCCGGGATGCCGCCGAGGAGGCCGTCGACACAATCGCGAACGCGGCCCAGCGGCGGGGGATCGACGATATCGTCCGGCACGTCGAGGACGGCGCGCCAGCGGAGACGATCCTCGACGTGATCGAAAGCGAGGACATCGACGCGGTCGTGATGGGGACGACCGGCCGCCGCGGGATCACGCGCATCCTGCTGGGGAGCGTCGCCGAGAAGACAGTCCGTTCGGCCCCCGTCCCGGTGATCACTGTTCACGGTCCAGACGAAGCCGAGTGA
- the hflX gene encoding GTPase HflX, translating to MTDTDTHAESAVIVKRVDSGSADTTEVRDLARAAGYEVAGEVTQTRTEDPAYHLGEGKADELAAVVARTEATVVIFDNQLGPYQTYNLGNKLPQGVRILDRFRLILEIFGQRAQTRKAQLQVELAELRYELPRAEAKASLAKRDERPGFMGLGEYDESREQDIKNQIANIREELRSIEETEQHRREQRRESGFDLVALAGYTNAGKSTLLRRLAADLDVDANEGLHPDLDSTAESQDRLFTTLGTTTRRADLDRREALVTDTVGFISDLPHWLVESFKSTLDSVYRADLVLLVVDVGESVEEIREKLVTSHDTLYERNEAPILTVLNKIDTVDDEELQEKREALAALAPNPVAVSAKEGLNIDRLRERIDEALPALQRERLVLPMTDETMSLVSWIHDHASVENVDYGEQVVIEFEGRPAIVEQSRAKAGELVEASA from the coding sequence GTGACGGACACAGACACTCACGCCGAGTCGGCCGTGATCGTCAAGCGAGTCGACTCCGGCAGCGCAGACACGACCGAAGTACGGGATCTGGCCCGTGCAGCGGGCTACGAGGTCGCCGGCGAGGTGACCCAGACCCGGACCGAAGACCCCGCCTATCACCTGGGGGAAGGGAAAGCCGACGAACTGGCCGCGGTCGTCGCCCGAACCGAGGCGACGGTCGTCATCTTCGACAATCAGCTCGGACCCTACCAGACGTACAACCTCGGGAACAAGCTCCCCCAGGGCGTCCGAATCCTCGATCGATTCCGGCTGATCCTCGAAATTTTCGGCCAGCGCGCCCAGACCCGCAAGGCCCAGTTGCAGGTCGAACTCGCGGAACTTCGGTACGAACTCCCGCGAGCGGAGGCCAAGGCCAGCCTCGCAAAGCGCGACGAGCGCCCGGGCTTCATGGGGCTGGGGGAGTACGACGAGTCGCGCGAGCAGGACATCAAAAATCAGATCGCAAACATCCGCGAGGAGCTGCGCTCGATCGAAGAGACAGAACAACACAGGCGTGAGCAGCGCCGCGAGTCGGGCTTCGATCTGGTCGCGCTGGCGGGCTACACCAACGCCGGGAAGTCGACGCTGTTGCGGCGACTCGCCGCGGATCTGGACGTCGACGCGAACGAGGGTCTCCACCCCGACCTGGACTCGACGGCCGAGAGTCAGGATCGCCTGTTCACGACGCTTGGAACCACTACCCGCCGGGCCGACCTCGACCGCCGGGAGGCGCTCGTGACCGACACCGTCGGGTTCATCTCCGATCTCCCACACTGGCTGGTCGAGTCGTTCAAGTCCACGCTGGACTCGGTCTACCGGGCCGATCTCGTCCTGCTGGTCGTCGACGTCGGCGAGTCTGTCGAGGAGATTCGCGAGAAGCTCGTCACCTCTCACGACACCCTCTACGAGCGCAACGAAGCGCCCATCCTCACTGTTCTGAACAAGATCGACACGGTTGACGACGAGGAACTACAGGAAAAGCGCGAGGCGTTGGCCGCGCTCGCGCCCAATCCGGTCGCAGTCAGTGCGAAAGAGGGGCTCAACATCGATCGGCTGCGCGAGCGGATCGACGAGGCGTTGCCGGCGCTACAGCGTGAGCGGCTCGTGCTCCCGATGACTGACGAGACGATGAGCCTCGTCTCGTGGATCCACGACCACGCCTCCGTTGAAAACGTCGACTACGGCGAGCAGGTCGTCATCGAGTTCGAGGGCCGACCCGCTATCGTCGAGCAGTCACGGGCGAAAGCGGGTGAATTGGTCGAAGCGTCGGCGTGA
- a CDS encoding ABC transporter ATP-binding protein has product MSDTAVRVEGLAKRFGDVQALGDLSFQVAPNEIFGLVGPNGAGKSTTLRIMSTLLSADDGEVSVFGADVTSAPNAVREAIRYLPEEAGAYENLTGRRFLQFVAGFYADDPGELLERGVELADLGERITDKTSEYSKGMTRRLLLASSLMTEPQLAILDEPTSGLDVRNAREVREVIKDYPSPERSVILSSHNMLEVEYLCDRVGLINEGEIVAVGSPTELVAEYDVENLEDVFMEVTA; this is encoded by the coding sequence ATGAGCGACACTGCAGTACGGGTCGAGGGGTTAGCAAAGCGATTCGGCGACGTCCAGGCGCTGGGCGATCTTTCGTTTCAGGTTGCGCCGAACGAGATCTTCGGGCTCGTGGGGCCCAACGGTGCTGGTAAGTCGACGACGCTACGGATCATGTCGACGCTGCTGTCGGCCGACGACGGCGAGGTTTCGGTGTTCGGAGCCGACGTGACGAGCGCCCCAAATGCGGTTCGGGAGGCGATCCGCTACCTACCCGAGGAGGCCGGAGCCTACGAGAACCTGACCGGGCGCAGGTTCCTGCAATTCGTCGCCGGGTTCTACGCCGACGACCCAGGTGAGTTACTCGAGCGCGGCGTCGAACTCGCGGACCTGGGCGAGCGGATCACCGACAAGACCAGCGAGTACAGCAAAGGGATGACTCGCCGACTCCTGTTAGCGAGCTCGCTGATGACCGAGCCACAGCTCGCGATTCTGGACGAGCCGACCTCGGGACTGGACGTTCGCAACGCCCGGGAGGTCCGCGAGGTGATCAAAGACTACCCCAGCCCCGAGCGCAGTGTGATCCTCTCCTCGCACAACATGCTGGAAGTGGAGTACCTCTGTGACCGCGTGGGGTTGATCAACGAGGGCGAGATCGTCGCCGTCGGATCGCCGACCGAACTGGTCGCGGAATACGACGTCGAGAATCTCGAGGACGTCTTCATGGAGGTGACGGCATGA
- a CDS encoding ABC transporter permease, translated as MSDFLRLVRKEARELLRPRYVLPILFIPVLFVGMGAGFGGIQDQADQQASVGLVVNDSGQYADMLVETYEQQTNVTYRETDVSTDRAVRDTRKAGGSAVVVIPGNFSERVANASVPGRLEIYSLVDDVGLGGIIEAGKGSAPLSTANQAIAANVTGATPAQLEPVTSVERTYVKGVRMDRSPAVLSNTISSQFIFIPIAIVMVIIFSGQMVMNSMGIENENKTLETLLTMPVARRTIVAAKLVGSASVGLFGAGVLSVSLWYYQSSLSLGDGGAGLPETFALGPIDYVLIGAAVFFAIIAALAIALCLGIFAGDQQGAQVLVFPLAVLAGAPAMVSMFFDVTTLSLPLRAIVYAIPFSYPAMAPKQLMFGDSTLIVLGVAYEAVFAIAMVALAVKLFNSDRVVTGDAGRLSDIFSSLQR; from the coding sequence ATGAGCGACTTCCTCCGACTGGTGCGCAAGGAGGCCCGCGAACTGCTGCGGCCGCGATACGTCCTGCCGATCCTGTTCATCCCCGTTCTGTTCGTCGGGATGGGGGCCGGCTTCGGCGGCATCCAGGACCAGGCCGACCAGCAGGCGTCGGTCGGCCTCGTCGTCAACGACAGCGGCCAGTACGCCGACATGCTGGTCGAGACTTACGAGCAACAGACGAACGTCACCTACCGCGAGACCGACGTCTCGACCGACCGGGCCGTCCGGGACACCCGAAAGGCGGGCGGCTCGGCAGTGGTCGTGATCCCCGGGAACTTCTCCGAACGGGTCGCGAACGCGTCCGTTCCCGGACGCCTCGAAATCTACAGTCTCGTCGACGACGTCGGTCTCGGCGGGATCATCGAAGCGGGCAAGGGAAGCGCGCCGCTCTCGACGGCCAATCAGGCGATCGCTGCCAACGTCACCGGTGCGACGCCCGCGCAACTGGAGCCGGTCACCAGCGTCGAACGCACCTACGTCAAGGGAGTTCGGATGGATCGCTCGCCAGCGGTGCTCTCGAACACGATCTCCTCGCAGTTTATCTTCATCCCGATCGCGATCGTGATGGTGATCATCTTCTCCGGGCAGATGGTGATGAACTCGATGGGAATCGAAAACGAGAACAAGACCCTCGAAACGCTGCTGACGATGCCCGTCGCACGCCGGACGATCGTCGCAGCCAAGCTCGTGGGCAGTGCGTCTGTCGGGCTGTTCGGCGCGGGCGTCCTCAGCGTCTCGCTGTGGTACTACCAGTCGTCGCTGTCGCTCGGAGACGGTGGCGCCGGACTCCCCGAGACGTTCGCGCTGGGGCCGATCGACTACGTCCTGATCGGGGCGGCAGTCTTTTTCGCCATCATCGCGGCGCTGGCGATCGCGCTCTGTCTCGGCATCTTCGCCGGCGACCAGCAAGGCGCGCAGGTGCTCGTCTTCCCACTCGCGGTGCTGGCCGGCGCACCTGCGATGGTGTCGATGTTCTTCGACGTCACGACGCTGTCGCTGCCGCTGCGTGCGATCGTCTACGCGATCCCGTTCAGCTACCCCGCGATGGCACCCAAACAGCTCATGTTCGGTGACTCGACGCTCATCGTCCTCGGCGTCGCCTACGAAGCCGTCTTCGCGATCGCCATGGTCGCACTCGCGGTCAAACTCTTCAACTCCGACCGCGTCGTCACCGGCGACGCCGGCCGGCTGAGCGACATCTTCTCGTCGCTCCAGCGATAG
- a CDS encoding formyltetrahydrofolate deformylase yields MMLVTREKYTEITVVGEDDTGLIANVTSLLFERGVNIEDLDQAVREGVFRMTMLVDTAEMVCTEAKLRDDLNDLGDDLGVDIKVRFPKDRETQSIAVMVTKESHCLEAIFEAWASGDLGADIDVVIGNHSDLQPLAQKYDVPFHDIGDEKGTPDEEELLDLLEEYDSDLVVLARYMRILSPDVVFRYESQIINVHPSLLPAFPGASAYMQAIEEGVRIAGVTAHYVTTDLDQGPIITQRAFNVPDDATEEELQQIGQPLEAEALIEAIKLHLTDEVSVHRGRTKLRDPEDTDAQLGAPEKLDQINPDRPIDGLGEFVAGQEDDEEVEADD; encoded by the coding sequence GTGATGCTCGTGACGCGTGAGAAGTACACCGAGATCACGGTCGTCGGCGAGGACGACACCGGGTTGATCGCGAACGTTACCTCGCTGTTGTTCGAGCGCGGCGTCAACATCGAAGACCTCGATCAAGCCGTTCGCGAGGGCGTCTTCCGGATGACCATGCTCGTCGACACTGCCGAGATGGTCTGTACGGAGGCGAAGCTCCGCGACGACCTGAACGACCTCGGCGACGACCTCGGGGTCGACATCAAGGTTCGCTTCCCGAAAGACCGGGAGACCCAGTCGATCGCCGTCATGGTCACCAAGGAATCCCATTGCCTGGAGGCCATCTTCGAAGCCTGGGCCTCCGGCGACCTCGGTGCGGACATCGACGTCGTGATCGGCAACCACTCCGATCTGCAGCCGCTCGCCCAGAAGTACGATGTCCCGTTCCACGACATCGGTGACGAGAAGGGCACGCCCGACGAGGAGGAACTGCTCGACTTGCTGGAGGAGTACGACTCCGATCTGGTCGTGCTCGCGCGGTACATGCGCATACTCTCGCCGGACGTGGTCTTTCGCTACGAGAGCCAGATCATCAACGTCCACCCGAGTCTCCTGCCGGCGTTCCCGGGCGCGTCGGCATATATGCAGGCCATCGAGGAAGGCGTCCGTATCGCAGGCGTCACCGCCCACTACGTGACGACCGACCTCGATCAGGGGCCGATCATCACTCAGCGGGCGTTCAACGTCCCCGACGACGCGACCGAAGAGGAGCTACAGCAGATCGGCCAGCCCCTCGAAGCCGAGGCGCTCATCGAAGCGATCAAACTCCACCTCACTGACGAGGTGTCGGTCCACCGCGGCCGGACGAAACTGCGCGACCCCGAGGACACCGACGCCCAGCTCGGCGCGCCCGAGAAGCTGGATCAGATCAACCCCGATCGGCCGATCGACGGCCTCGGGGAGTTCGTCGCAGGCCAGGAAGACGACGAGGAAGTCGAGGCGGACGACTGA
- a CDS encoding DUF7504 family protein, whose product MTTKLTEAYVFERLPLEPIPAGTNLLVTGPPHGRTQDLLYELLAGGEGEGMLFVTTDDDGITVAETYEGLGHTFDPGRMCLIDASQHGQDAEDAPIRHVGSPSDLTGIGMEFSSLYESLRGSGLAQIRVGLSSISTLLVYAEDFRAVYRFLHTITSRIRTAEGLGVFSVDPDAVEDEAFATIAQTFDARLDVREDETGAEVRIRGLDDQPTGWQSL is encoded by the coding sequence ATGACGACGAAACTGACCGAAGCGTACGTCTTCGAGCGACTCCCGCTCGAGCCGATCCCGGCCGGGACGAACCTACTCGTGACGGGGCCGCCACACGGCCGAACACAGGACTTGCTGTACGAACTGTTGGCCGGCGGCGAGGGGGAGGGCATGCTGTTTGTCACTACCGACGACGACGGGATCACCGTAGCCGAGACCTACGAAGGACTGGGCCACACGTTCGACCCCGGACGGATGTGTCTTATCGACGCGAGCCAGCACGGTCAGGACGCCGAGGACGCCCCGATCCGACACGTCGGCAGTCCGAGCGACCTCACGGGAATCGGGATGGAGTTCTCTTCGCTGTACGAGTCGCTGCGCGGCAGTGGGCTGGCCCAGATCCGGGTCGGTCTCAGTTCGATCTCGACGCTGCTGGTCTACGCCGAGGACTTCCGGGCAGTCTACCGATTCTTGCATACGATCACCAGCCGGATCCGCACGGCGGAGGGACTCGGCGTCTTCAGCGTCGACCCCGACGCCGTCGAGGACGAGGCCTTCGCGACGATCGCCCAGACGTTCGACGCCCGCCTGGACGTCCGCGAGGACGAGACCGGGGCGGAGGTCCGGATCCGTGGGCTAGACGACCAGCCGACGGGCTGGCAGTCGCTGTAG
- a CDS encoding rhodanese-like domain-containing protein has product MKRRAFLASGGVAAVAGCLGGDDKNQSSFVDDFETTTTNGYEVPLAPVETTYEWFQNDEVRFADARGRTSYEASHVEGAVLSTARSDFEGGPVSEWPKDTTIVAYCGCPHHLSSIRASTLIENGFENVAVIDEGFWTWYDRGYPVAGNDVENRPASYEIRGQTAREYAGESAWAFHDPTGQREATPIEGDGSYTMELKFADISEDAPIRVTTPEYEIERTLDDLTDSVVTGQ; this is encoded by the coding sequence ATGAAACGACGTGCGTTTCTGGCGAGTGGGGGCGTCGCGGCGGTGGCCGGCTGTCTCGGGGGCGACGACAAAAATCAGTCGTCGTTCGTCGACGACTTCGAGACGACGACTACCAACGGCTACGAGGTCCCGCTCGCACCAGTCGAGACGACCTACGAGTGGTTCCAGAACGACGAGGTGCGGTTCGCCGACGCCCGCGGCCGAACCTCGTACGAAGCGTCCCACGTCGAGGGGGCGGTGTTGAGTACCGCCAGAAGCGATTTCGAAGGCGGTCCAGTCTCCGAATGGCCGAAAGATACCACGATCGTCGCCTACTGTGGCTGTCCGCACCACCTCTCGTCGATTCGGGCGTCCACGCTGATCGAGAACGGTTTCGAGAACGTCGCCGTCATCGACGAGGGGTTCTGGACCTGGTACGACCGGGGCTATCCCGTCGCCGGCAACGACGTGGAAAATCGACCCGCGAGCTACGAGATCCGCGGGCAGACGGCACGGGAGTACGCCGGCGAGAGCGCCTGGGCCTTCCACGACCCGACGGGTCAGCGCGAGGCCACGCCGATCGAGGGCGACGGTAGCTACACGATGGAGCTCAAATTTGCAGATATCTCCGAAGACGCTCCCATTCGCGTCACGACACCCGAATACGAGATCGAGCGCACGCTCGACGATCTCACCGACAGCGTCGTGACTGGACAGTGA
- a CDS encoding phosphoribosylaminoimidazolesuccinocarboxamide synthase, translating to MTSVKDFRIQEEPTAESFGRGSFVFTDDYSVFDWGKMPDQIPEKGASLCVMGAFNFELLGQNHIPTHYEGVVEGEAQRTAGNASGDQPRAKGEPIDLHEALDAGHRPREMAISLTQVPDLPNVGTDYDYDAYHDAAGANYLIPLEIVFRNTVPVGSSLRTRTEPSDHGLDVETWPEEVVELPEPVVEFSTKYEEQDRYLDREEADRIAGKADIERLEELALSVNHILNERAADTGFVHEDGKIECLYYNGEIRVADVVGTFDENRFAYDGQEVSKEVIRQYHKRTQPEWVEAVSEAKVAADEQDVADWKSLCERQPAPLADDVIQAARDLYCAGTNAYVGRAVFDAPSIEEAVETVRNL from the coding sequence ATGACGAGCGTCAAGGACTTTCGAATTCAAGAGGAACCAACCGCCGAGTCGTTCGGCCGCGGGTCGTTCGTGTTCACCGACGACTACTCGGTGTTCGACTGGGGGAAGATGCCCGACCAGATCCCCGAGAAAGGCGCGTCGCTGTGTGTGATGGGCGCGTTCAACTTCGAGTTGCTCGGCCAGAACCACATCCCGACCCACTACGAGGGCGTCGTCGAGGGGGAGGCCCAGCGGACCGCCGGGAACGCGAGCGGCGACCAGCCGCGAGCGAAGGGCGAGCCAATCGATCTCCACGAGGCGCTCGACGCCGGTCACCGCCCCCGTGAGATGGCCATCTCGCTCACGCAGGTCCCGGACCTCCCGAACGTGGGAACCGACTACGACTACGACGCCTATCACGACGCGGCGGGCGCGAACTACCTGATCCCGCTGGAGATCGTCTTCCGAAACACCGTCCCCGTCGGCTCCTCGCTGCGCACGCGAACCGAGCCGAGCGATCACGGCCTCGATGTCGAGACGTGGCCCGAGGAAGTCGTCGAATTACCCGAACCGGTCGTCGAGTTCTCCACGAAGTACGAGGAGCAGGATCGCTACCTCGACCGCGAGGAAGCCGACCGGATCGCGGGCAAAGCCGACATCGAGCGCCTGGAGGAACTGGCGCTGTCGGTCAATCACATCCTCAACGAGCGCGCCGCCGATACCGGGTTCGTCCACGAGGACGGAAAGATCGAGTGTCTGTATTACAACGGCGAGATTCGCGTCGCCGACGTCGTCGGGACCTTCGACGAGAACCGCTTCGCCTACGACGGCCAGGAGGTTTCCAAGGAGGTCATCCGCCAGTACCACAAGCGCACCCAGCCAGAGTGGGTCGAGGCCGTCTCCGAAGCGAAAGTCGCTGCCGACGAACAGGATGTCGCCGACTGGAAGTCGCTGTGTGAGCGCCAGCCAGCGCCACTGGCGGACGATGTGATCCAGGCCGCCCGTGACCTGTACTGTGCCGGCACGAACGCCTACGTGGGACGGGCAGTCTTCGACGCCCCGTCCATCGAGGAAGCCGTCGAAACCGTCCGTAATCTATAA
- a CDS encoding GAF domain-containing protein: protein MPDADPVSVLYVDPDDDARLETATDLEVSPLVDASVETCATIDEAVDILESTAIDCLVTEHDLPDGAGLELVEWIRDNQPDLSCILYTNATPDAIRTAAFGSVVVEYLPKEIPDSVTALARLISNVVSQRSQLAYPIPETEDERLAAIERYDVTDLEAAETVDRLSDLVASHFDVAVAFAGIVDAHEERFLACKGADWEQLDREDTICTYTLLEDDHMIVENVQSDGRFADVDVLEELDIRSYAGVPLKTPDGLPIGALCLIHDEPRSYTDSEIEDLRKFADELMEQLELRRRLRETERAVPKPDHQGAR from the coding sequence ATGCCGGACGCAGACCCCGTGTCCGTCCTCTACGTCGATCCCGACGACGACGCCCGGCTGGAGACGGCCACGGACCTCGAAGTCTCGCCGCTCGTCGACGCATCAGTCGAGACGTGTGCGACGATCGACGAGGCCGTGGACATCCTGGAATCGACTGCCATCGACTGTCTCGTCACCGAGCACGACCTGCCCGACGGGGCCGGCCTCGAACTGGTCGAGTGGATCCGGGACAACCAGCCCGACCTCTCGTGTATTCTCTATACGAACGCGACGCCGGACGCGATCCGAACCGCAGCGTTCGGCAGCGTCGTCGTCGAGTACCTCCCCAAGGAGATCCCCGACTCCGTGACGGCCCTGGCACGGTTGATCAGCAACGTCGTCAGCCAGCGCAGCCAACTCGCCTATCCGATCCCCGAGACCGAAGACGAGCGACTGGCCGCCATCGAGCGCTACGACGTCACCGACCTCGAAGCCGCAGAGACCGTCGATCGACTCAGCGACCTCGTCGCCAGTCACTTCGATGTCGCCGTCGCGTTCGCGGGGATCGTCGACGCCCACGAAGAGCGCTTTCTGGCCTGCAAGGGCGCCGACTGGGAGCAGTTAGACCGCGAAGATACGATCTGTACCTACACGTTGCTCGAAGACGACCACATGATCGTCGAGAACGTCCAGTCCGACGGTCGATTCGCCGACGTCGACGTCCTCGAAGAACTGGACATCCGCTCGTACGCCGGCGTCCCGCTGAAGACTCCCGACGGACTGCCGATCGGCGCGCTCTGTCTCATCCACGACGAGCCGCGATCGTACACCGACAGCGAAATCGAGGATCTCCGGAAGTTCGCCGACGAGCTGATGGAGCAACTCGAGCTCCGGCGACGGCTCAGAGAGACCGAACGCGCGGTTCCCAAACCGGACCACCAGGGGGCGCGATGA